ctaaccggtcaaagcgtaggcttaaataaaagacccgttaggaatctaataggttattataaacctttgttccagattaggaggcccagtaaaagctatctacacttaccaattgtgattcatacttgctcaggtaaatacattttgacttattttccctatacgggcttggggtacggtatatagaataccgcttgatcgagcgcacaaatcctgcgccttgggtgtacagtcttgaatagtttgtgcgactcgtttaaacagtcttgtcttactttaggctttggggggttattgaccgtgtcccggatatccttggcattatcttacgagatggccacgaccagagcacggggtgtaggcgtacacccgacgtgtataactctttaatgtggtgtgtcatttaatctttagcccggacagcagatcccgggccaccaaaagtACGAGTACAtataattcgttcacaagtttatattgcataattatcccaagttaataaaaatatttatgccttgtgcatttaaatcaattttcaatcattttcaaaatgagtcagttgatttgtatttaccagtgtaaactgacgtatttttcccaaaaggttaagtggcggtactaaacgaactaggctggctgtttcctaagagcgtccactatagtctcgcaagctcggacgacaaataaactgttgaacaatttatcttattttatttgatccgcctgtggatccgtttcaactacttatgatgtttattattacattttaattaaagttgaaatgaatctatttctgcttccgctgtgcattattatattgtgttgtttgtctatgacgatgccaaccacgtcactgtaccccacaccgggcccaccggtgacacgtggaggtcggggtgtgacacaactcGAGGTCATGTCTAGGATATTTCTTTTCATGAGTTTTAAGCTGCcttgaggcataggctataaccttgcctcgttgcatcaaaacgcaGCCAATCCCCGAATGCGATGCATCCGAGTAAACTGCCACATCATCCGTTCCGTCCGGTAATGACAATACCGGTGCATGGGTCAGTTTTTCCTTGAGTGTCTGGAACGCCCTTTCTTGATCTTCGCCCCAGATAAACTTTTCGTCCTTACGGGTTAACTTGGTTAATGGCatagcaattttggagaaatcctgtatgaatctccaataataacccgcaagccccaaaaagcttctaacttccgaaggattcttcggtggaTTCCATCTTGTCACGGCTTCTATTTTCGACGGGTCTACTAACACTCCATTTGCACTAATGATGTGcccaagaaattgcacctctcgtagccagaaggcacattttgagaattttgcatacaaTTTGTCTTTTCTGAGCGTCTCTAGTACTTCACGCAAATGACTTGTATGTTCTGCTTCATTCTTCGAATATAttaagatgtcgtcaatgaacactatcACTGACTTATCTAGCATAGGCTTGTAAAcccggttcataaggtccatgaaagccgcgggcgcattAGTTAAACCAAAGGACATCACGAGGAACTCATAATGTCCGTACCGTGTATGAAAAGCCGTcttcggtatatcttcctccttgacttttaactgatggtatcctgatctaaggtcgattttggagaaccaacttgcgccttgcaattggtcaaataggtcatcaatccttgggAGCGGATATCGATTTTTCACCGCGCATgctcccatccttctttttcacaccCCACGGAGACACGCTCGGCCGTATAAACCCTTTGTCGAGGAGATCTTGAATTTGAGACATTAATTCTTGCAATTCCGAAGGTGCGAGCCAATACGGCGCCTTGGCCAcaggtttcgcgcccggaatcaattcgattccgaactctacctcccgttctagCGGTATTCCCGGTAGGTCTTTCGGAAATACGTCGGCATATTCGCGTACCACTGGTACGTCTTCAATTTTTAGTGATCCTTTGTCTGGTtcatttgcgtatatcatgaatgccCTACAACCGTACCTCTTGAGTTTGTGAGCTTTTAACATTGAGCACATAACAGGATTACCCCCTTTCTCGCCATATATGGTAACCGATTTTCCGCATGGAGATGTTAATTTTATCTCCTTGCGGGAACATACGACTTTTGCATGGTGTcaggataaccaatccatcccgaccaCTACATGAAATTCCCCCATTGACATAGGAATCAAGTCTATTGAATATTCCTCATCGTCAATGCTTATCTTACAATCTTGACATATATCACACACAAGGAAATTTTTGTTATCACCTATTTCTACCTCTAATGGCATAGGCAATTTCGTTAGTACAAaagaaggatgtcgaataaatccatgtgagacaaaggatttattcgcacccgtatcaaataacacatgcaCGGGGATTGAATTTAtagcaaatatacctgagaccacatcgggttccATTTTTGCCTCCACTGCTGTTAACTGGAAGGATCTTGCCTTTGCTCTCGGTACCTCATTAAGTGTATTCTTGTCATCTTTCTTTCCGATCAACTCCGGGCACTCGGATTTCTTGTGACCCGGCTGATAACATTTGTAACACACCGACACTTTCCCCGGGCACAACGCAGCCGTGTGCCCTGTCTTCCCACATATAGGACACGGCTTGTCCTTAAACCGGCACTCACCCTTGTGCCCTTTCCCGCATACTTTACAACTTGGGGAACTACTTtttccttcttgcttctttgATGAGTCATTTGTGCGTGCCTTTTTCGTAGGACTTGGATTAACCACTTGCGTCCTTCTTTCACCCCTCTCAACTTGTTTCTTCAGCTctatctccctttcccgagcggcgttgatgatttcggtgagggtttcgtattttgagggagtcatgaactcccgatACTCCGCACTtagcatattataataataatacacctTCTGTTCTTCGGTTGTCACCAATTCATCACAAAACCTTAGTTTGTCGAGAAAGATTCCTGTGATCTTATCAATAGATTTGCCCTTCTGTCTAAGCTGGATAAATTCTTCTTTGATTCGATTGATAACCGCTTTGGGACTGTGAtgtttaaggaatggtaccttaaactcgtcccatGTCATCGCCTTTGCCTCTTCGCTACcaatttcctttttcttattatcccaccagtcttttgcttgACCTCTCAGTTGACCCGTGCCATACGCCACGAAGTCATTCGTGTCACAGTGGGTTCTCTCAAACACCCCTTCTATATCACTCAACCACCTTTGGCACACTATCGGATCCACTTCTCCGTTGTAGAGTGGTGGTTTGCATGCCATAAATTCTTTGTACGAGCAACCCTTACGCTCTCCCAATTTCTCCTTAGCTAAATTGgcattatcctccaatttcttaaTTCTTTCATCCACCACTGATGACACCGTGTTTTGGATTTTATCGATGAAAcccgacaaactgttttcgattgcTTTTCCTACCTCTTCAGCAATCACTTCTCTTATTTGCTCGGTGACTTTcggcaccgcatcatcattatCTCCATCCTCCATCTTTAAACTGAAATGTTTATATCGagtgttaaacatttcatctataGCATATGGTTTATCTATTTTggtttattcaagttcataacttgttttCACCGTTCTTATTTCATGCattttccgggtttgagtgtgttaacacgctcttcccatgCATATCTATTCATCGTTTCCCTTTTTATACCAAGTAACTCTACTTAGAACAATTAACTCTTACTGGATGCTTAATCAagctcgaaccgaacacacttcgttaacaaccttaagctctgataaccaacttgtaacgcccgtTTATATATTTAAAAGTTCTAATATAAAAGATACCTTGAATTACATAACTACAAAATAAAAGTTTCAAGTGACAATTACTAGACAACTACCGACTAGTTTAAAACGCTAAGAACATGAGTTACAAGTTATTTACATCAACAACTTTGTCTAGACAGAGTTAAATTAAAGCAGAAGCTTTCAAaatgcgtgttcggttcttggTGGCATGTTTGATCATCATCCGATTAGTTCCCATCATCACCTAGAGTCAAAACCAGtcaaaatgttagttttgacatttaaataaaatgcatAAACAAGATTCTGCATCaaaatataagaaaaataaatattttccAATACTAGTCCTGCCGCGTGTCACGGAAGAATGCCGGTAGACCGTCGCGTATCGCGGCGGCTTCCGCGTGTCGCGGGGTTTCGAATGGGATCTTCCGCGTGGTGCGGGAGAACCCTTTTTCCAGCAGCTGCAGGTTAAAATCTTGCACTTCTGCCCAGCTCCGGAAATTTACCATTTTCCAACTTTAAACTATCATAACTTTTTACTCGCTAGTCCGTTTTTACCAATTCTTTTTCCTATATGTCCGTAATAAATTACGGATCTAATCATGTAAATTTCACATCACGGAAACGGAGATACCAACGATTTGTCCCCCATTTCCTTGTTTCGTTTATCCATCCCATTAACAATGGTTGCATTGTACCACTTTTAGTTTCTTAATACACTTAGTATGCTTACCCAATATCCCAGGCTTATAACCTTAGTGTAATTACGCCATTCCTGGCTTTGTGTTCCCTTAGAACTATAGGCTTATTTCTTCAGAATTCAAACATTCCGTTTTAAGTAACAAATGTACTTACTTCTTGTTGTTTGATCCAATATCCCGGATTCACAACTTTAAGTATCAAAGCTGAATTCATAAGTGTAGTGCTATCCAACACTTAACAACATATAAGACTTTCAAGTCGTTACTTTCATAATTCATTCTATGACTTCAATTCAATCCGTTTGGCTAcatagtgaaaactatcacttTTCTAATAAGCCAACCTAATTTCCAAgcctttattttgacccgtttgatggtCGAGTGAACTTCGCCACTTTAAAGACACATCAACGCATCTGTTACACTACGACTCCATTACAAATTAGACCCAAACGAATAAGCATAATTTAACGagactaaagtcacgtacctttaaagtACACCTTTTCCACGAGTATCCCCTCCGGTGTGTCCGCTTGACgtcccggattccttgcctaaagagttcaattcgtaacaaatttagaactcttttataAGCTTTAACGCATTATTTCTTAACATGGTTAAATCTGCGTTTTCACCCAACATTTAACATTTTAACcctcttttaggcattttatcaaacacctaacgggtcagatttCTACATGATTTAAACCAAGTCCATGACTTGAAATTATCACTAAAACTAACTTCAATTAgacaatatacacatattttaacatcaaTAATTTTAGAGATCATCTCCTAATTTCAATTTACTCCAAAGCAAGAGccttaatcctagtgtttatcaagctTCTACTAACACATTAATCACCTAAAATGGTGATTATGAATCTTACAATTTGCATGCAAGGCTTTAACAAGAATTCacctagggtttatccctagacatCATATCTCTTCTATTTTCATCATTATAACATCAAAATCAAGCTAAACATTCGATTTTCATCATATGCTAGAGATTTGAATCGAATCAAAACAACCAAAAttggcataccttatgatccctttgatGAGGAGATCACGAATCTATGTTCTGATTTTGATTTCACCTTggattgagccttcaatttgtgagTTTTAGTGACATTAGGGTTTTGAGAATGGGGGGGTCGCCCCTTCCTGCTCTTGATCGACCAACACCtcaaaatggggtgtttggttttgtttttttattaacttaACTAATTTAAGTTTTAATTTTAACAATATAGGCCCCTCCACTTTTATTTAACATATAGTTTGGCTATTTTAACCCTTTTTCAAGTTATTTCTAAacttgtagttaactaggttacAATTTCCTAGTTAATTAATTCTTATTTAATCAAACTTTATAAATAtaacataaagttttatatttccGGGGTGTTTCACCACCGtcatcaccacccaccaccagCACTGTCGCAGCCctcgaccccaccctgggagcgggtGCCACGAGCCTGGCTGGTGGTATTGGGTGTTTATTAAATTTGCAGCGGAAAaattcatcaggatcgtagttaggaaataatttcagaaTTTTAAAACACCAAAGTTTTTATATTAAACCAATGGGCTAAAAACCCATATTCCATTTATAATGtatttacagggataaatcctaATTGCTGAAAATATAAAATTCTTCTTTTATTCAAGTAattatagccactttatttaatccttcagtgctccatagttGGCTTCTTAATAACTTCACAgcaagttacctgaaacacgttttaaaaacactttatcagcaagaaatactggcgagctcattccattttctaaaaagACACACTGTTATAACTTTACAGCATCAAGGGTTtctacatttgtttatatctaacaATTTCTCAACAGTATTGCTATTGGGGCACAATTCCCCCGtgcttgtggtcatgttactattggctaactctttgtccaatagtaatgaatgacaagtaatgtatacaaaaccccacataccgacggtaattgtagaatacaaaaacttaatcactatAATTATAACTTGATAAACATTTAGGGTATTGCAATTAATTTTGATAAAAAAGAGAGAGAATGACTTACGTTGCAAATTTAGGGTTTTACTATAAGATTCCTGATAGTATTTTCTGGTGATTTTCCTGAGTTACTAATAAAATATACAATGCACACGtcttagtataataacccaattcaacttcTTCAATACATCACAAGATCAGAACCCCAACGTAGTTTACAAAGCATAGCCTTATTTAGGCAGCGTCTTGACATCCGTTGCTGGGTTCAAGATCGATTGGACAAGGTATCGAATCAATGATCAggagttaaaacacttacaaTGGGGCAGAGCTTTGTGAAAATAGGGGTATTATATAAGAGATTCTTTGAGAGAAAGAAAATAATTGATCGAGTTTGAATGTCCCATGACTGCTCAATTTATAGCTGAGATTTAATCTCGTCGCGCTGCGCGGCGAGAAAACCTCATCACCTTCATGTAGCGCGAAGGCACTAGCTAGGGCTTAGGTGTCAACAGTCATCACCCTAGACCTGCCATGTGGCTGCCAAGTGTCTCCGGTCAAACTAAGGGCGTCGCGTCGCACGACGAAGATATGTCTTtgtcgtcgcgtagcgcgacgaggTAAAAATCTGGTTTTCCTCGTTTATCGTGCTGGGTTTCGTTGTACGTTTTTGGAGCCTCGGTTATGATTCTTTGTGGTGCTTTTGAgtgttgttacatcctccctaccttgttttaaatctcgtcctcgagattcactggaatagGTCAGGATACTTTCTTTTCATTTCAGTTCTAGTTTCCATGTGTATTTTGGTCCTCTCTtcgaatcccatttcactttgaccagaactaatgtaataccccgaaaacgggtttggtattTTAAACTCGGTAAATATAAGGAAACGGGTGAAGTACCGTTAATGGTAAAAAATAGCCCGTAAACAAAAAAAACTAGGAATATATTTACCTAGTTATTAACATGTAGAtaagtaataaaaaaatatgGAATTGTAgtcttaaaaaaattaaaactaaacttgagggaccaaaattgtaacaAAGGAAACTTtatatttataaacaaaaaaaacacacacacacacaacacacacatggtgtgtgtgtgtggggggatCGATCATCAGGTAACCAAAAGGAGTAAATCCTAGCTtatcaaacattttcaaaattGAAAGGAAATTGGAGCTCAAACTCTTGAATAAACATGAATTaacgatcacccaagctaggggatcgtaaggtatgccAAATTTTTGTTGTTAATGAAGTTGTGAATATTGGTTTACATTGCCATGTTTCGATTTATGTATGAATCGTAGAGGCTATGGCCAAATTGGTGAAGTAtgattgcttaggaacaaaccctaagtagAAACTTGAAGTAAATTGTTATGATTTAGGTGTTTGGGTGAATTACCACACCTAGCTAAGTGGGTTTTGACTatatagtgaagatgatgatatatgTGTGCTTAGAATCATCATAATTGGTAGTTTAAGCGAGAAACTTGAATAAATTGTATGTTCGAGTGAAAGCTCATGCATGACTTGAAATGGGGTTTTGAAAGTTATGATGAAATTCTTGACATTGAAGTTCTTTCATGAAGTGTAAGGATTTAAAGATAGAGATAGAATAAAGATTTAGAATCATCCTATTTATTATATTCAAGAAGAGAGTTCTTGAATAAGTGTTAAGATTGAATTAGTACATGTGTGTGAAATgggtttttttaataaaagtatGAACTTTATGGAACTAGATGATTATATGATGTTCATAAACTATGTGGATGAATGTAGTCAGTAGCCTAAAAATAGCACTTATCGAATAGTCgaagaaatgcctaagtgagttcgTCGAACTCAATTGTGCATTTCATACATTAAAAAGGGACagttgacttttgaaagtcaaacTGACTTTAAAATATGACCGAATGATAATTTGATAGAAAATgagtaaggtggaatagtcgagATTAATAATGagtaatctaaccatcttacgaattatgatgatagtttgacgcttgacaaacTAGGTGgagcttgggaaggaagcggaTCAAACAAGCTAAACACGAAGAAAAGCAGAACCCGATGCAATGTAAGTAAAGCTTGCGCCCCTTTTATTATTTACCAAATGTTTATTGTGGTATCGAATATGAATAGTAGTTTGCAAATGAAATAAGATGTTCCGGCACGATATAATGCGGGTCGGAACAAGTTAGAATGGCAAAAAAACCATAGATTATGGTAAAATGGATAAATAAGGTAAACTTGGCGTGGGATGATGAATAAATATAAAGTTTTGAAACACTATGTTATGGTGTAAACGTGGCAGGTAAAATGGTAAAGTAGTAATCCGGGCATGGATTAACGAATAG
Above is a window of Helianthus annuus cultivar XRQ/B chromosome 14, HanXRQr2.0-SUNRISE, whole genome shotgun sequence DNA encoding:
- the LOC118486457 gene encoding uncharacterized protein LOC118486457, giving the protein MEDGDNDDAVPKVTEQIREVIAEEVGKAIENSLSGFIDKIQNTVSSVVDERIKKLEDNANLAKEKLGERKGCSYKEFMACKPPLYNGEVDPIVCQRWLSDIEGVFERTHCDTNDFVAYGTGQLRGQAKDWWDNKKKEIGSEEAKAMTWDEFKVPFLKHHSPKAVINRIKEEFIQLRQKGKSIDKITGIFLDKLRFCDELVTTEEQKARTNDSSKKQEGKSSSPSCKVCGKGHKGECRFKDKPCPICGKTGHTAALCPGKVSVCYKCYQPGHKKSECPELIGKKDDKNTLNEVPRAKARSFQLTAVEAKMEPDVVSDCKISIDDEEYSIDLIPMSMGEFHVVVGMDWLS